The following DNA comes from bacterium.
GAAGTCAAAGGACGTGGTTCCGGAAGGTTGAGATTGGCGGTGGTCAAGGACGTCTCTGCCGCTTCTCTGTCGGGCTTCGTCGAGCAGGTTGTACGGCCCGAGAGCGTTGTGCTGACCGATGCTTGGGAAGCGTACGCTTCCTTGCACAAGCGCGCGGCTTTGACCATCGACCGAAGACGCAGGGGTCGGGAACGAGCGCGGCGAAGCACCTCCCACGGATTCACCGAGCGTTCTCGAATCTCAAGAACTGGTTGACCGGGACTCATCACGGGGTTAGCGCCAAGCATCTTCCCTCGTACGTGAACGAGTTCGTCTTCCGGTTCAATCGTCGACGGACCCCGATGGCCGCTTTTCAGTCGCTCCTGGGGCTGACCGGACAGCACGACCCGACGACATACAAGATGTTGTACCGTGCTGAGCTAACCGGATAGTCACATGCGCGGCTTATCGGACGAACAATCGCCGGCCGTCGGCCGCGAGCCTTGCTAGACTGAGAGCACATTCCAGGAAAGGAGGGATGGATGCGTATCCACTCAACCCGAGCCTCTATCACCGTCGCCTGTCTGGTGGGGCTCCTGGGTGCCGGGGGAGCTCTTGCCGAGGAGTGCACGAAGCCGCCGCGGCAGCCGGCGACCGAGAAGCTGACTGCCATGGTGAACTCGGACACAAATCTCAAATACGACCTGTCGCAGTCGATCGCCATGGGCCAGGTCGTCAACGGCGATCCGATGACCAATCCGGTGGCGAGCCTCGAGGACTACTACGATTTCATCGATGCGCTGGTGACCTACAACCCGCAGAACATCAAGACCGGGCTGTTCAAGGGGCAGATTCGCGTCGGCATGGACGGAGCTAACTACTGCAACTGGAACATCCTCGACCTGCTTTCCTACAGCTACTTCCTGGTCGACCGGCAGCTGACCACCGATCCGCGCGGCCAGATCCAGTTCAAGAACGCCAGGTTCTCGGAGTGGATGCGGTCGATTGCGCAATCCTGGGGCGAGTACCTAGAGACGCCGCCATCGGCGAAGTACGTTCCGGACTTCAGAAACGACCCGTACTTTGGCGACTGGTACTGTCCGAAAGAGCCCTATCCGACGTTCCAGCTGTTCTTCATCCGCGAGCTGTGCAGGAAGCGGGACAAGTTTCCGAACGGCTCGCGTCCGGTGGAGGGCTACGACGATCCGCTGACCGTGGTGTCGATCGGAGACTCGACCTCCGCCGGCTGGTGGCCGATCAGCGACGACGGCAAGCTGGTGACGACCTATGACGGCGTCGCCCAGTCTGGGCGCTTGATCAAGGGCAAGCTCTACAGCGACGTCCACGAGTTCGTCGCCGGCGAGTCGGACGAGGCCGTGCTGGCCGAGTTCGGCTCGATCGACGCGAGCGTCTTCAACGGCGGTACCTGGACCCATCAGTTCCTGAACGTTAACAACTACCACCGGCTGCACGTGCCCGTGGCAGGAAAGCTCGTGTATATGAAGCACATCCAGGCCGGCGTGCGGATGAAGTCAGGCTGGAAGGCGCCCCTGGCGCCGGGTGAGGTGGGCTACTACGACCCGCGCGACACGGCCGACTGGCAGTTCGGGCAGACCCGGCTGGTGCTGGGGATCGAGACCCCGGCGCACGGCATCGTGATCGCAGCGCCGATGGGGAGGGCCCAGGTGTCGGGTAGCGACCTGCGCGACTGGGTGCAGGAGGGCGCGATGGCCAAGAAGGGCTGGGAGTTCGCCAACTGCGCCTTCGGTGGCTCCGATTTCGTGGTGATATTTGAGAAGAGAGCGCAGTTCACCCTGACGGTGCCTC
Coding sequences within:
- a CDS encoding phosphatidylserine decarboxylase is translated as MRIHSTRASITVACLVGLLGAGGALAEECTKPPRQPATEKLTAMVNSDTNLKYDLSQSIAMGQVVNGDPMTNPVASLEDYYDFIDALVTYNPQNIKTGLFKGQIRVGMDGANYCNWNILDLLSYSYFLVDRQLTTDPRGQIQFKNARFSEWMRSIAQSWGEYLETPPSAKYVPDFRNDPYFGDWYCPKEPYPTFQLFFIRELCRKRDKFPNGSRPVEGYDDPLTVVSIGDSTSAGWWPISDDGKLVTTYDGVAQSGRLIKGKLYSDVHEFVAGESDEAVLAEFGSIDASVFNGGTWTHQFLNVNNYHRLHVPVAGKLVYMKHIQAGVRMKSGWKAPLAPGEVGYYDPRDTADWQFGQTRLVLGIETPAHGIVIAAPMGRAQVSGSDLRDWVQEGAMAKKGWEFANCAFGGSDFVVIFEKRAQFTLTVP